The Herpetosiphonaceae bacterium genome contains the following window.
CGACAAGATCAGCGCCGAGCAGCTGGAGCGCACGTTCCGCACTAATATTTTCGCCATGTTCTACCTGACCACGGCGGCGCTGCCGCATCTGGGCCAAGGCAGCGCGATCATCAACACCACGTCGGTGACGGCCTACAAGGGCAGCCCGCAGTTGCTCGACTACTCATCGACCAAGGGCGCGATCGTGGCGTTTACGCGCTCGCTGTCGATGTCGCTGGTCGAGCAGGGCATTCGGGTCAACGGCGTCGCGCCCGGCCCGATCTGGACGCCGCTGATCCCGGCGACCTTCCCGCCCGACAAGGTCGCCAAGTTCGGCGCGGACGTGCCGATGAAGCGAGCGGGCCAGCCCGAAGAGGTGGCGAAATGCTACGTCTTCCTGGCCTCCGATGACTCGTCGTACATCAGCGGGCAGATTTTGCACCCGAACGGCGGCGAGATTGTGAACGGCTAGGGCGTCAAAGGGACAAAGGAACAGGGGAACAAACGAACAAAGAGTAGCGCGCCGGGAGTTTGGAAAGGCCCGGCAGGTTTCGGCGGCGGCTGATCTGTCATCGATCAGTCGCCGCCGTGTGTTCGATCCGGCTGATCGAATCGGATTATACTGAAAGCAGAGCATCCTGCCTGTGTTCCCCATCCACAATAGACTAGCAAAAGAGGTGATGACGATGATCAAAAACAAGCGCGCCAGACGACGGGCGAATCCGCTCTTGTCGACGGCGAAAGGCATCGGCGGGCTGCTGGCAGCACTGGCGACCGCGATAGGGGGCTGGATCGGCTATAGCGCGCTGGCGATCAACCATGACATGGATCTGGCCCCGGCGCTGGATGCCGAGCGGCAGACGTTCGAGAGTGCAAGTGCAGGCGGGCTGAGCTACTACGCCGATCGAGGTGGAGCGGGCCGATCGCTGGTGCTGATCCACAGCATCAACGCGGGCGCTTCGGCCTACGAGATGCGTCCGATCTTCGAGCACTACCGTGGTCAGCGTCCGGTCTACGCGCTCGATCTGCCGGGCTTTGGCTTCTC
Protein-coding sequences here:
- a CDS encoding SDR family oxidoreductase, which encodes MSEDENQQLQPPQHQERQPGIESEMTPRPEAEDASYRGSGKLSGKVALITGGDSGIGRAVAIVFAKEGADVAIVYLDEHQDAEETRRQVEQEGRRCLTIAGDVGDEQFCRQSVRQTVDQLGRLDILVNNAAEQHPQESIDKISAEQLERTFRTNIFAMFYLTTAALPHLGQGSAIINTTSVTAYKGSPQLLDYSSTKGAIVAFTRSLSMSLVEQGIRVNGVAPGPIWTPLIPATFPPDKVAKFGADVPMKRAGQPEEVAKCYVFLASDDSSYISGQILHPNGGEIVNG